In one Bacillus sp. SM2101 genomic region, the following are encoded:
- a CDS encoding TolC family protein has translation MKKWMTTLGIVFVIPAMTINADEQVTVSLSQAVEEIIENDLSLQIYEKDTVTLSSATRQYQADALEELEDLQEIQEDYAEKSTRWGIEYSAYSLLVQYKKATEALKIQQDNLSISKQELEKIEKKYREGIASEQNVVQAEVSVSNAELSLSSTQQQLNQLKFQLNQQLDNDLHTELSVKGVDDIKRLPPSEYEPKNLAEEMKQSHSSLIYYRTVVETYKDIVEDSEDLPVLWVSRYKNNITELENEIASLKEELTNPIPPRTPEQIEGEIVAAELELEVYKQIDKEAYDQAVKDRNRAEDDLVEYYEVEQLKAEIQLFDQYDKLELKSYNYAEQFEVFHKRLDLLEENVEKQEKLYEQQKARFDEGLLTATDLEKSRIGVLNAKIDLSNTQLDYTLLSEEFRMFKDGFLP, from the coding sequence ATGAAAAAATGGATGACTACACTAGGTATAGTATTCGTTATACCTGCAATGACGATAAATGCAGACGAACAAGTAACTGTATCACTCTCACAAGCAGTAGAAGAAATCATTGAGAATGACTTATCATTGCAAATTTACGAAAAGGATACCGTTACATTATCAAGTGCGACCCGTCAATATCAAGCTGATGCATTAGAAGAGCTAGAAGATTTACAGGAAATTCAGGAAGATTATGCTGAAAAATCCACGAGATGGGGGATTGAGTATAGTGCATATTCTTTACTTGTACAATATAAAAAGGCAACAGAAGCTTTAAAGATTCAACAAGATAATTTATCAATTTCCAAACAAGAATTAGAAAAAATTGAAAAGAAATACCGGGAGGGAATCGCGTCTGAACAAAACGTGGTTCAAGCTGAAGTAAGTGTCTCTAATGCTGAATTATCGTTGAGTTCAACACAGCAGCAGTTGAATCAGCTTAAATTTCAATTGAATCAACAGCTAGATAATGATTTGCACACTGAGCTATCTGTCAAAGGTGTTGATGACATAAAGAGGCTACCACCATCTGAATATGAACCGAAAAATTTAGCAGAAGAAATGAAACAAAGTCATTCATCACTTATTTACTACCGGACGGTTGTTGAAACGTATAAGGATATTGTAGAGGACTCAGAAGACTTACCTGTATTATGGGTAAGTAGGTACAAAAATAATATTACTGAATTAGAAAATGAAATTGCTTCACTTAAAGAAGAGTTAACAAATCCTATTCCACCTAGAACGCCCGAACAAATTGAAGGAGAAATTGTAGCTGCAGAATTAGAGCTAGAAGTATATAAACAAATTGATAAAGAAGCTTACGACCAAGCAGTGAAAGATCGAAATAGAGCGGAAGATGATTTAGTCGAATATTATGAAGTTGAACAGTTAAAAGCAGAAATCCAATTGTTTGATCAATATGATAAGTTAGAATTAAAGTCTTATAATTACGCTGAACAATTTGAAGTTTTTCACAAAAGGTTAGACTTACTTGAAGAGAACGTTGAAAAACAAGAGAAGCTATATGAACAACAAAAAGCACGTTTTGATGAAGGTCTGTTGACAGCAACTGACTTAGAAAAATCCCGAATCGGTGTCCTAAATGCGAAAATAGATTTGTCTAATACACAACTTGATTATACCCTTCTATCAGAAGAATTCCGTATGTTCAAAGATGGATTTCTACCTTAA
- a CDS encoding ATP-dependent Clp protease proteolytic subunit yields the protein MAFDQYENEQNSEEVDKGNQGEKKDESLVSKIQQLGQTNIPQLSQDSKIHCLTIIGQIEGHVQLPPQNKTTKYEHVIPQIVAIEQNPNIEGLLVILNTVGGDVEAGLAISEMLSSLSKPTVSIVLGGGHSIGVPIAVSCDYSFIAETATMTIHPVRLTGLVIGVPQTFEYMDKMQERVLNFITKHSAISEEHLKELMFSKGNLTRDIGTNVIGSHAVEYGIINEVGGVGNAIKKLSEMIEGQPKQNESEQMLQ from the coding sequence ATGGCATTCGACCAATATGAAAATGAACAAAACTCAGAAGAAGTTGATAAGGGTAATCAGGGTGAAAAAAAAGATGAAAGTCTGGTTAGCAAAATTCAACAGCTTGGCCAAACGAATATTCCTCAATTATCCCAGGATTCAAAAATACACTGTTTAACAATCATTGGACAAATTGAAGGGCATGTTCAACTGCCGCCTCAAAACAAGACAACGAAATATGAACATGTTATCCCACAAATTGTTGCTATTGAACAGAACCCAAACATAGAAGGGCTCCTGGTTATATTGAACACTGTTGGTGGAGATGTAGAAGCGGGATTAGCTATTTCAGAAATGCTATCCTCTCTATCCAAACCTACTGTATCAATTGTTTTAGGTGGTGGGCATTCTATCGGAGTTCCTATTGCGGTTTCTTGTGATTATTCTTTTATAGCGGAAACGGCTACGATGACCATACATCCAGTTAGGTTAACTGGGCTAGTCATTGGAGTTCCTCAAACTTTTGAATATATGGATAAAATGCAAGAACGTGTGCTTAATTTCATTACTAAGCATTCAGCAATCTCCGAGGAGCACCTTAAAGAACTGATGTTTTCAAAAGGAAATTTAACACGTGACATTGGTACAAATGTTATTGGTTCTCACGCAGTTGAGTACGGAATTATTAACGAAGTTGGAGGAGTGGGGAATGCAATTAAAAAATTGTCTGAAATGATTGAAGGCCAACCGAAACAGAATGAAAGCGAGCAGATGCTACAATGA
- a CDS encoding YlzJ-like family protein — translation MILYTMMPAEIIFQQESEVYNQQKMVVIDGVNLLVNETTTNNYQISRVISTDPQHFLRSEVAPGNILTNDRTNVLF, via the coding sequence ATGATTCTTTACACAATGATGCCAGCAGAAATCATTTTCCAGCAGGAGAGTGAAGTATATAACCAACAAAAAATGGTCGTTATTGACGGCGTAAACTTATTGGTCAATGAAACAACAACTAATAATTACCAAATCTCTAGAGTCATAAGTACCGACCCACAACATTTTTTACGTTCAGAAGTTGCGCCTGGTAACATACTTACAAACGACAGAACGAATGTACTATTTTAA
- the dapA gene encoding 4-hydroxy-tetrahydrodipicolinate synthase translates to MIDFGNVATAMVTPFDNRGNIDFSKTSQLVNYLIDNGTDSLVISGTTGESATLSTEEKIALFQHVVSEVAGRVPVIAGTGSNNTYASIELTKKAEETGVDAILLVAPYYNKPNQEGLYQHFKAIANSTKLPVMLYNVPSRTITNISPETIIKLSKIDNVVAVKDASGDLNAMTEIIANTDEGFLLYSGDDGLTLPILAIGGSGIVSVASHVIGNEMQEMIHAYRNNKLNESALLHQKLLPVMTGLFMAPSPAPVKTALQIRGLDVGSVRLPLVPLAEHERVKLSELLQQI, encoded by the coding sequence TTGATTGATTTCGGGAATGTGGCTACTGCGATGGTTACACCATTCGATAATCGTGGCAATATTGATTTTTCGAAAACTAGCCAACTCGTAAATTACTTAATTGACAATGGTACAGACTCCCTTGTCATTTCAGGTACTACAGGTGAATCAGCAACCTTATCTACTGAAGAAAAAATCGCTTTGTTCCAACATGTGGTTTCAGAAGTAGCTGGAAGGGTTCCAGTCATTGCTGGTACTGGAAGTAATAATACGTATGCATCTATTGAATTAACAAAAAAAGCTGAAGAAACAGGAGTAGATGCGATTCTTCTTGTAGCACCGTATTACAATAAACCAAATCAAGAAGGTTTATACCAACATTTTAAAGCAATCGCCAACAGCACAAAGCTTCCTGTAATGCTTTATAATGTTCCAAGCAGAACAATAACTAATATCTCACCAGAGACAATTATTAAACTTTCAAAAATTGACAATGTCGTTGCGGTAAAAGACGCCAGTGGTGATTTAAACGCTATGACAGAAATCATCGCAAATACTGACGAAGGTTTTCTTTTATATAGTGGAGATGATGGTTTAACTCTTCCTATACTTGCAATAGGGGGCAGTGGGATCGTGTCTGTTGCATCGCATGTTATTGGCAACGAGATGCAGGAAATGATCCATGCATATCGCAATAATAAGTTAAATGAATCAGCATTGCTTCACCAGAAACTATTACCTGTTATGACGGGTCTTTTTATGGCACCGAGTCCTGCACCAGTAAAAACAGCTTTACAAATACGCGGACTAGATGTTGGTTCAGTTCGATTACCGTTAGTGCCTTTAGCGGAGCATGAAAGGGTTAAATTATCCGAACTACTACAGCAAATTTAA
- a CDS encoding ribonuclease J: MLNEKKDNIRLIALGGLGESGKNMHVVEIDTDIFVVDAGLKYPEGEMFGVDAVIPDINYLIKNKERVKGIFLTHGHEDHIGAIPYVLKELRVPIYGTKLTLALVGQLLKQHGLTADDLLNEVTATSILTVNKVKVSFFRTTHSIPDCVGICFHTAEGAIVHTGDFKFDQTPVGMETADIDRMASIGKEGVLFLLSDSSNADKPGYSVSESVIGQEISEGIYSAPNRVVVATFASNINRIQQVFDAAEENNRKVAIVGRHIYDIVMLSIDLGYLKVSDDIITPLNQIEKLPDHQVLILTCGTKGEPMAALSKMATQSNKPVHIQPKDTVLIASPVIPGSELIVSKTIDHLLRIGANVVYNKKLTDTSSHGSQEELKLMLNMMKPTYFIPTHGEYRMQSAHAKLALSVGVKSENVLIVDNGDVVEFNNGKVSTGEKVPAANILIDGLGVGDVGHIVLRDRKLLSKDGILIVVVTLDKVKKQIASGPEIITRGFVYVRESESLIEQACEIVNKIIAQCVKGYVIEWNSIKISIRDALNEFLFQQTKRRPMILPIIMEV; the protein is encoded by the coding sequence ATATTGAATGAAAAGAAAGACAATATAAGATTAATTGCGCTTGGAGGGCTAGGTGAAAGCGGCAAAAATATGCATGTAGTGGAAATAGATACAGATATTTTTGTAGTTGACGCTGGGCTTAAATATCCAGAGGGTGAAATGTTCGGGGTTGACGCTGTCATTCCTGATATTAATTATTTAATTAAAAATAAGGAGAGAGTGAAAGGGATATTTTTAACCCACGGTCATGAAGACCATATCGGTGCCATACCTTATGTATTGAAAGAGCTAAGAGTACCGATATATGGTACGAAATTAACATTAGCCTTAGTAGGGCAATTATTAAAACAGCATGGACTGACGGCTGATGACTTATTGAATGAAGTAACAGCAACGTCAATATTGACAGTTAATAAAGTGAAAGTATCTTTTTTCCGAACAACTCATAGTATACCAGATTGTGTTGGCATTTGTTTTCATACAGCTGAAGGTGCAATTGTACATACTGGGGATTTCAAATTTGACCAAACACCTGTTGGAATGGAAACCGCTGATATTGATAGGATGGCATCTATAGGCAAAGAAGGGGTGCTTTTTCTTTTATCTGATAGCTCCAATGCTGATAAACCAGGATATTCTGTATCCGAATCGGTCATTGGGCAAGAAATTTCTGAGGGAATTTACAGTGCTCCAAACCGTGTTGTAGTAGCAACCTTTGCATCTAATATTAATCGAATTCAACAAGTGTTTGATGCAGCCGAAGAGAATAATCGTAAAGTAGCCATTGTGGGAAGGCACATTTATGACATAGTTATGCTTTCAATAGACTTAGGCTATTTAAAAGTAAGTGATGATATAATTACACCTCTAAATCAAATTGAAAAATTACCAGATCATCAAGTATTAATTTTAACGTGTGGAACGAAGGGCGAGCCTATGGCTGCTTTATCAAAAATGGCAACTCAATCAAATAAACCTGTACATATACAACCGAAAGATACGGTTTTAATCGCTTCGCCAGTCATCCCTGGAAGTGAACTAATTGTTTCAAAAACAATTGATCATCTTCTTCGTATTGGAGCCAATGTCGTTTATAACAAAAAACTAACTGACACTTCTAGTCACGGAAGCCAAGAAGAGCTTAAATTGATGTTAAATATGATGAAGCCTACCTACTTTATACCAACCCACGGCGAGTATCGAATGCAAAGTGCTCATGCTAAATTGGCACTTTCAGTTGGGGTGAAATCTGAAAATGTTTTAATTGTAGATAATGGTGATGTAGTTGAATTTAATAACGGTAAAGTTTCGACAGGAGAAAAAGTCCCTGCTGCCAATATCTTAATTGATGGTTTAGGCGTTGGCGATGTAGGACACATCGTATTACGAGATCGTAAACTACTATCTAAAGATGGTATTCTTATCGTTGTCGTAACACTTGATAAAGTAAAAAAGCAAATTGCATCAGGGCCCGAAATCATTACAAGAGGATTTGTTTATGTAAGGGAATCAGAATCACTTATAGAACAAGCTTGCGAGATTGTAAACAAAATTATAGCTCAGTGTGTTAAAGGGTATGTAATTGAATGGAATTCAATCAAAATAAGTATTCGGGATGCTTTAAATGAATTTTTGTTCCAACAAACAAAACGACGTCCAATGATTTTGCCGATTATAATGGAAGTGTAA
- the dapG gene encoding aspartate kinase: protein MKIIVQKFGGTSVKDEKGRNLAREHIEHALSEGYKVVVVVSAMGRKGAPYATDTLIDLLGSDKSMISKREHDMLLSCGEIISSVVFSNMLNSFGIQATAMSGAQAGFRTNDDFTNAKITDMKCDRVISLLADYDVIVVAGFQGATKYGDVTTIGRGGSDTSAAALGAALQAEWIDIFTDVEGVMTADPRVVSSAKPLDIVTYNEICNMAYQGAKVIHPRAVEIAMQAKVPIRIRSTYSNSPGTLVTTLDKNNKGCDVKERLITGIAYVSNVTQIKVFAKENEFNLQTEVFQAMANEKISVDFFNITPNGVVYTIPDELTDHAIEILKRKGYDPIITRNCAKVSTVGAAINGVPGVTAKIVTALSELGIQILQSADSHTTIWVLVKQDDMVKAVNALHDAFQLSGENHEVGSNNHKTS from the coding sequence ATGAAAATCATCGTTCAAAAATTTGGAGGAACTTCTGTAAAAGACGAAAAGGGTCGTAACCTAGCTAGGGAGCATATTGAACATGCATTATCAGAGGGCTATAAAGTTGTTGTGGTTGTTTCTGCTATGGGTAGAAAAGGCGCCCCTTATGCAACAGATACTTTAATTGATTTGTTAGGTTCAGATAAAAGTATGATAAGTAAACGCGAACATGATATGTTGCTATCTTGTGGTGAAATAATTTCCAGTGTGGTTTTCTCAAATATGTTAAATTCTTTTGGAATTCAAGCAACTGCAATGTCTGGTGCACAAGCAGGTTTTCGCACGAATGATGACTTCACGAATGCAAAGATTACAGATATGAAATGCGATCGTGTCATTTCGTTACTAGCTGATTATGATGTTATCGTAGTAGCTGGATTTCAAGGAGCTACGAAGTATGGAGATGTAACTACGATTGGTCGTGGTGGCAGTGATACATCTGCTGCAGCTCTCGGTGCTGCACTTCAAGCAGAATGGATAGATATTTTCACAGATGTAGAGGGTGTCATGACGGCTGACCCACGCGTCGTTTCTTCAGCAAAACCATTAGACATAGTAACATATAATGAGATATGTAATATGGCTTATCAAGGAGCAAAGGTTATACATCCTCGTGCTGTTGAAATTGCTATGCAAGCTAAGGTTCCGATTAGAATTCGTTCAACTTATTCCAATTCACCAGGGACACTTGTTACCACATTGGATAAAAATAATAAAGGTTGCGATGTGAAAGAACGACTTATTACAGGCATTGCTTATGTTTCTAATGTTACACAAATCAAAGTGTTTGCTAAAGAAAATGAGTTTAACCTTCAAACAGAAGTGTTTCAAGCAATGGCTAATGAAAAAATTAGTGTTGACTTTTTTAACATTACACCAAATGGCGTAGTGTACACAATTCCTGATGAATTAACAGATCATGCGATTGAAATCTTAAAACGCAAAGGTTATGATCCAATCATCACAAGAAATTGTGCAAAGGTGTCTACTGTCGGTGCTGCAATAAATGGTGTTCCTGGAGTAACAGCGAAAATCGTCACAGCTTTATCAGAACTAGGAATTCAAATTTTACAATCAGCTGATAGCCATACAACCATTTGGGTGTTAGTTAAACAGGATGATATGGTAAAAGCTGTCAATGCATTACACGATGCCTTTCAACTTTCAGGAGAAAATCACGAAGTCGGAAGTAATAATCATAAAACATCATGA
- a CDS encoding efflux RND transporter periplasmic adaptor subunit has translation MGNKVSILVAVVLLLTGCSAGSNVNGEAGTKNNNMTAIQSVAVETQSVEKGNLEAQKRLIGDVVPASVVEVVAKVSGELLSINVKNGDLVKNGQVIADIDGKSYTDGLQLDQISLANAKQQLESAIVAKEQAENRLEQVMANLTKAELALSDKQANDETSTSQTDLDLANLQQQWEDATINRERLERLYEDGAVSLQEVEQAEQREQQAEINYEKAQLNAADEQSFEQDEINIENAKIDVASAEKDVEKAAISVEQAKISVQQASTKVGQSERNIQDTVVYAPISGEVKAVNYVVGENVSPQKALLTISDVSNYMVKTQITQEQKNLLTLGKEVKVDRATESEALIAVVTFISSTRNDEGLFEVELHFKGETTNMSGGEVVQLIFTDILVENELLVPTHSIIQKGDNTYVFVVEDGKAARRDVEVLNLQSDLSAITGEVSEGDELIINGHKLVSDGMNVLLPGEELEIMEQDSKEATNPQDQQDENDKSDKDSKEESDDRGGE, from the coding sequence GTGGGGAATAAAGTTAGTATACTAGTGGCCGTTGTTTTATTATTAACTGGTTGTTCAGCGGGTTCGAATGTAAATGGAGAAGCTGGTACCAAGAATAATAATATGACTGCAATACAAAGTGTTGCGGTTGAAACTCAAAGTGTGGAAAAGGGTAATCTTGAAGCCCAAAAACGTTTAATAGGAGATGTGGTTCCAGCATCTGTTGTTGAGGTTGTGGCTAAAGTTAGTGGTGAATTACTATCAATAAATGTTAAAAATGGCGATTTGGTAAAAAATGGACAAGTTATAGCTGACATTGATGGGAAAAGTTATACAGATGGCTTACAGCTTGACCAAATTTCTTTAGCAAATGCAAAGCAACAATTAGAAAGTGCCATTGTTGCTAAAGAGCAAGCTGAAAATCGTTTGGAGCAAGTAATGGCAAATCTAACTAAAGCTGAACTTGCATTAAGTGATAAACAAGCGAATGACGAAACGAGCACGTCCCAAACTGATTTAGACTTAGCGAATCTACAACAACAATGGGAAGATGCAACTATAAACCGTGAACGACTTGAGCGTTTATACGAGGATGGTGCTGTATCTTTACAAGAAGTAGAGCAAGCCGAGCAAAGAGAACAGCAAGCTGAAATTAATTATGAAAAGGCACAATTAAATGCAGCTGATGAACAATCATTTGAGCAAGATGAAATAAATATTGAAAATGCCAAAATAGACGTTGCTTCAGCTGAAAAAGATGTAGAAAAAGCAGCAATCTCAGTTGAACAAGCAAAAATCTCAGTACAGCAGGCTAGTACGAAAGTTGGTCAATCTGAACGAAATATTCAAGACACTGTAGTATATGCGCCTATCTCTGGTGAGGTAAAAGCAGTTAATTACGTAGTTGGGGAAAATGTATCCCCACAAAAAGCTTTGTTAACGATTTCGGATGTGTCCAATTATATGGTGAAAACGCAAATTACCCAGGAGCAGAAAAATCTACTCACATTAGGTAAAGAAGTAAAAGTGGATAGAGCAACAGAATCTGAAGCGTTAATAGCAGTAGTGACTTTTATTTCTTCAACGCGGAATGATGAAGGGCTTTTTGAAGTAGAGTTACATTTCAAAGGCGAAACAACAAATATGAGTGGGGGAGAAGTAGTTCAGTTAATCTTTACTGATATTTTAGTAGAAAATGAGCTGTTAGTTCCAACACATTCAATTATACAAAAAGGTGACAATACATATGTTTTTGTCGTTGAAGATGGCAAAGCAGCGAGACGGGATGTAGAAGTTCTGAACTTACAATCTGATTTGTCTGCAATAACAGGAGAAGTATCAGAAGGTGATGAACTTATAATTAATGGACATAAGCTAGTATCTGATGGAATGAACGTATTGCTCCCTGGTGAAGAACTAGAAATAATGGAGCAAGATTCAAAAGAAGCTACAAACCCACAAGATCAGCAAGACGAAAACGATAAATCAGACAAAGATTCAAAAGAGGAATCGGATGATCGAGGTGGTGAATAA
- a CDS encoding efflux RND transporter permease subunit: protein MHLLKTAVQRPVSVIMLAICVIIIGMISLRDIPLDLLPEIEENVVTVSTTYSSASPQEIEKLITEPLEKQIASLDGVESISSTSRTGASSIIIEYSTSIELDEAVSELQQKLSRVSSILPDDADAPAVSKFDINSMPIIYLGLTGKDVTSLEQIAKDIAPNFEKIEGVAAVDIEGGEQREIQVIIEPLLLEQYNLTVSDVVNSMRGKNTSATVGDVIQGNQVVQIRVDGEYQSIDDIKATLIPLASGKTIAIEEVATISDTVSDRQTITRLNHEPTVLLSISKQSGTNTVNISDAIHEELNKVQRELDEGVEFIVVMDTSTFIKDSIDGVTTSLLAGGAFAILVLLFFLRSVRATAVIGLSIPFAIICTFILVNYADQTLNIITLSGLALGIGMMVDSSIVILENITKYRQTGMDSKQAAIKGGSELISAVVASTSTTLVVFLPMILIDNGQITQIFLPLALVVSFSLIAALLVAMTLVPMMSSTLLKSSTDSKVASDPRWMKFLKKRYLSTLTWSLKRRWIVILSTFLLTVGSLFLIAMLKLETFPQAAEDQLTISSSFDSGTDFEVVEGYADEVEKILVDYESNIDIQYTVVQPTSVSVTLLLLDEKERNMDNVTLANAIQNDLKKIIGADFNTRQATRGVNGGADFTIRLSGPEQEVLNSLTEQVELLLSRIPSIENVEVPSVNGQPQLTVKVDDALAEKYHLSQSQIIGQISEIFHGNTATKLRENGDEFDVVVKLPDSETESMEALSSLLLKTPSGQHIPLTSVAAVEQTLGPVSIKREDQRQQYAITADIVDSADARQVTAQVEQLLSQIPAPKGYDVTTEGVQQDFNESLGNLLITLALAIFLVYTVMAIQFESFSYPFIVMFSVPTTIVGVILGLFITGTALSFSAFIGLIVLAGIVVNNAIVLVDYINQLKREGKERKEAIILAGGSRLRPILMTTSTTVLGMLPIALGIGEGSEMQQPIGIVVIFGLTVSMCFTLLFVPVMYTIIDDMGSWFKRLFTRKKASQASNSETIAG from the coding sequence ATGCATTTATTAAAAACAGCGGTACAGCGCCCTGTAAGTGTAATAATGCTTGCGATTTGTGTAATAATAATCGGTATGATATCACTTCGTGATATACCTTTAGATCTATTACCAGAAATTGAAGAAAATGTTGTTACAGTTTCGACTACTTACAGCAGTGCATCTCCACAAGAGATTGAAAAGCTAATTACGGAGCCGCTTGAAAAACAAATTGCATCTTTAGATGGAGTAGAATCCATTTCATCAACTTCTAGAACTGGTGCGTCGTCTATCATCATAGAGTACTCTACCTCAATTGAGTTAGACGAAGCGGTATCAGAGCTGCAACAGAAGTTATCAAGGGTAAGTAGTATATTACCAGATGATGCTGATGCACCAGCAGTTTCAAAATTTGATATTAATAGTATGCCAATCATTTATCTAGGCTTAACCGGAAAAGATGTTACATCTCTTGAACAGATTGCTAAGGATATTGCACCAAACTTTGAAAAGATCGAAGGTGTCGCTGCGGTTGACATAGAAGGTGGAGAGCAGAGGGAAATACAAGTAATCATCGAGCCATTATTACTTGAACAATATAACCTAACAGTTTCCGATGTGGTGAACTCAATGAGGGGAAAAAATACATCTGCAACCGTAGGTGATGTGATTCAAGGGAATCAAGTTGTCCAAATTCGTGTTGATGGTGAGTATCAGTCAATCGATGATATCAAAGCTACTCTAATTCCACTTGCTAGTGGTAAAACCATTGCGATTGAGGAAGTTGCAACAATATCAGATACGGTGAGTGATCGTCAGACGATTACTAGATTGAACCATGAACCAACTGTATTATTGTCTATTTCAAAGCAATCGGGGACAAATACTGTTAATATATCTGATGCGATACATGAGGAATTAAATAAAGTTCAGCGGGAATTAGACGAAGGTGTTGAATTTATTGTTGTAATGGATACATCAACATTTATTAAGGATTCAATAGATGGTGTTACGACTAGTTTATTAGCAGGTGGAGCTTTTGCAATACTAGTTTTATTGTTTTTCTTAAGAAGTGTTCGTGCAACGGCAGTAATTGGTTTATCTATTCCTTTTGCAATTATTTGTACGTTTATTTTAGTTAATTACGCTGATCAAACGTTAAATATCATCACATTATCTGGTTTAGCCCTAGGGATCGGTATGATGGTTGACAGTTCGATTGTTATTTTAGAAAACATAACAAAATACCGCCAAACTGGCATGGACTCCAAGCAAGCTGCTATTAAAGGAGGAAGTGAACTTATTTCTGCTGTAGTAGCATCAACGTCTACAACACTTGTTGTATTTTTACCAATGATTTTGATCGATAATGGACAAATTACCCAAATCTTTTTACCACTAGCGTTAGTCGTTTCATTTTCATTAATTGCTGCTTTATTAGTTGCGATGACGCTAGTTCCAATGATGTCATCGACATTGTTAAAATCTTCAACCGATAGTAAAGTTGCAAGTGATCCACGTTGGATGAAATTTCTAAAAAAACGCTATTTGTCTACTTTGACATGGAGTTTGAAGCGACGTTGGATCGTGATTCTTAGTACCTTCTTACTTACTGTGGGTAGTTTGTTTTTAATTGCGATGCTAAAGTTAGAGACTTTCCCACAAGCAGCAGAGGACCAGCTTACGATATCATCTAGTTTTGATAGTGGTACAGATTTTGAGGTGGTTGAAGGTTATGCAGATGAAGTGGAAAAGATATTAGTAGATTATGAGAGTAACATTGATATCCAATACACAGTAGTCCAACCAACGAGCGTTAGTGTAACTCTTTTGTTGCTAGATGAAAAAGAACGTAATATGGATAATGTTACTCTTGCGAATGCAATACAAAATGACTTGAAAAAAATTATCGGTGCTGATTTTAACACGAGACAAGCAACTCGAGGTGTGAATGGCGGTGCCGACTTTACTATTCGCCTATCAGGTCCAGAGCAAGAGGTATTAAATTCATTGACTGAACAAGTAGAACTTCTTCTATCACGCATACCATCTATTGAAAACGTTGAGGTGCCAAGTGTTAACGGTCAGCCACAGCTAACTGTAAAAGTAGATGACGCATTAGCAGAAAAATATCATTTAAGCCAAAGTCAAATTATAGGTCAAATTAGTGAAATTTTTCATGGCAATACAGCGACAAAACTTCGTGAAAATGGTGATGAGTTCGATGTTGTTGTTAAGTTACCAGATTCAGAAACGGAAAGTATGGAGGCTCTCTCTTCCTTATTGTTAAAGACACCATCTGGACAGCATATTCCATTAACATCAGTAGCAGCTGTTGAGCAAACGTTAGGCCCTGTATCAATAAAGCGTGAAGACCAGCGACAACAATATGCAATTACAGCAGATATAGTTGATAGTGCAGATGCTCGTCAGGTAACAGCACAGGTGGAACAGCTACTATCACAAATCCCAGCACCAAAAGGATATGATGTTACAACTGAAGGTGTTCAACAAGATTTTAACGAATCACTAGGTAACCTTTTAATTACATTAGCATTGGCTATTTTTCTAGTGTATACAGTTATGGCAATACAATTTGAATCATTTTCATATCCATTTATCGTGATGTTTTCAGTACCAACAACAATTGTTGGAGTCATCTTAGGCTTATTCATTACTGGAACTGCGCTTAGCTTCTCTGCGTTTATTGGCTTGATCGTCTTAGCTGGTATCGTCGTTAATAATGCGATCGTATTAGTTGACTATATTAATCAGTTAAAAAGGGAAGGGAAGGAGCGTAAGGAGGCTATTATATTAGCCGGTGGAAGTCGATTGCGACCTATTTTAATGACTACTTCCACAACTGTACTAGGAATGCTACCAATTGCTTTAGGGATTGGTGAAGGGAGCGAAATGCAGCAACCGATCGGTATTGTTGTAATTTTCGGCTTAACCGTGTCAATGTGCTTTACCCTGCTATTTGTTCCCGTTATGTACACAATCATTGATGATATGGGTAGTTGGTTCAAAAGGCTCTTTACTAGAAAGAAAGCTTCACAAGCATCTAATTCTGAAACAATCGCAGGATAA